Within Aspergillus oryzae RIB40 DNA, chromosome 2, the genomic segment AactggttcttcttcttctaccaaGGTATCTGCAACTTCCACGATCAACGAGACTGCCTCGGGTGTGTTCCAGAGATCCTTGGCGCGGACAATGTAGAGTTCGGTGAGCAACTCATGGGCGTCAGTTGGAGGCATCTTGCCCCAGATCTGCTTAGGCATGGGCTGGATATCAAGTTCTTGTGCTAGCTTGCAAAACACCCATGGGTAGCGCGACATGGCGAGACGAAGCTGCTCTCTACATTCCTTAGGCTTGTTCAACCGGAGGTATGCTAATGCAAGTGAGCATTGAATATTTGGTAGAGAAGCCCATTCCTCTCTCAGCCGGGTTTGTGTACAAAGTTCAATAAAATGGGAGTACTCCCGGCCTCTGAGGGCTAGGTGATCGATCATGAGTCTGATACAATATGGATCACTGTCATTGAGGCTCAGTAACAGCTTGGCCCACTCATAGGCTGTCCTCCAGGTTCCTTTCATTCCCAAGTTGGCAATGTATCTCCAACCGACGAGCCACAATTCCCGGTTCGCCGTATGCGCAAAATCCAGCCTTGCCTGACCTTCCTTGAGGCTGGTACCAAACGATGAATGAGCCGACCGTCCAATGTTAAACAGCGCCCgctcaagaagatcagcgGAAACAGCGTGGTCACTTTGATGCTTGGCTATTTCGGAGACTTGGAGCAGGGTTGAGATATGGTAAGGATTATATTGTAGTAGGTGAATCATTCTTTGAGGGTCCATCGACTCCACACACATATCGAACTGCATCTGCACATCCCTATAGGAGGAGTTGTGAATAATCCGGTAGACCGTAGGACCATTTGGAGATctctccaccagctccaTCCCAAGGCCACCACTAGGGGTGCGAGGCCATTCATCCTTGCCCTGCATCAGGACGTTGCGTCGCAGCGTGACGCCTGCTAAACTTTGACCTCTACTCGCAGGACTATATCTACCAGTCAATGCGCGACCGAGGTCAATTGTTTCCCGGTTCCTGTCTCTTCTGCGGCCCGCGCCAGCATCCTCCTGATCAAAGTTTTCCAACACCACGTTCCCAAACAACTTTCGCATTTCATTCGTCGCATTGAGAGACTTCGGGTCAATGGCGAGAAGCTCCGCCGGGGTCTTTGGAAACGAGGCGTCGCGATTATTACCTGTTGCAGCCGTCGTGGCATCGCCTTGTGCAGAACGGTTGTTGTCAACCGCTAACTCCCTCAGTGCTCGATCAATCTCGTCtaattcttcatcatctgcctTGGTATTCGCTGCTGCTTCATCGGTAGCTTTCGGagaagctttcttcttcttgtttttcttcttcttctttttcttcgactCTGCCGATTTCGCGGGGACGGGTATATCTTCCGTTGGCTGCGTCACCGGCTTGTGAGCATCGTTCTCGGACTCTtgctcttcctcttcctcatcggcgGCGTTCAGTAAATCAAATGTATTCAACTTCGGCTTTGAAGGCTGAGATACTGGCTCATCTTCGCTTGACTCAtcgttttcttctgcttgtaACGACGCTTGCTGCAACTCTTGCTCGCGCAGCTTTTGCAGCTTGCGAAGCGCGCGGGAGGACATTCAGGGCTGGCCACAGGTTTAAAAAATCAGCCAAGCGTAGTGTGATTATTGAGGCCCGCGCGGGGAATTGGTGATTTGGTTTTTTTGATGTATAAGCAGTAAAAAGTGCTTTTTTGTTCATTTACAACCGCGGGGAATGACGACACAGCCTGCTTGGGATTAGCGCGGGACATCGGTACGACGTTACGATACGAAGACAAAACAATACGGTATCACATGATAAGCCGTCATGGCTGGGGTCCGATTAAACCCCGAAAGGTCTCCGCCATTAGACTAGTAAATAGCTGGTGTCATCATACTGTCTCCTTCCAGCGCCGCTGGACCCTACAACTCTCTATACTATATTATTTACTCACCTCCTCAATGCGACGTGCAGCCCTTCACGCCTTCCGTAGCGCGCGTCGTGTACCGGTATGGAGAGTTGCTGGTAGGAAACCGCGTGCTGTGTCGTTCTCTAGCAGCAATCCGCTAGCTCTCCGACCCTCCTCCGCCGGGAAGCACCCTTCTTTCATCCCCGCGACCTTACACTCATCGATGCATCTCCGGAACTTTTCTCTTGCCGTGATATCGACGGTCGTTGCATCTGGGGCCTGGTACGCTTATCAGGGTGGCAGTTCACAGTCGGCAGCAGTAGCGGGCTTGAACCGGACCATATCTACTTCCACCACGGCGTACGCTGAGGATCCTTCGGAGTCAACCCGCCGCGCTCTTCTGGTGGATAATGATCAGTTTTATACCGCGACTATTAACGGAGAAGAACCGCTTCGCAAACAGACGGACGACTCTGACCGCCGACTTCTAGAAATGTTGACACCGGAGCAAGCTACGCAGAAGCTgaggaagaatgaagagTCGTACTTGGTTAACCGAGGCAAGGGTGTTGTTCGCTATGATGTGGTGCAAGTGCCTAGCAACTCGCCCATTGAAGACGATCATGCCGAAAAGATAGTAGAGGTGCCGTCCACAGTAGCTACAGCGAAAGAGGGCGAAGCCAACAGCGACTGGATGTTCTGGGGCGTGTTCGACGGGCATTCGTACGCTTTTCCACCTTTACTCATTATTAATCTTGTATAGGACTGACTAGTTTTCAAGTGGCTGGACGACTTCCGCTAAGTTGCGCAATGTTCTCATTTCCTACGTGGCTCGGGAATTGAACACCACTTACAaggctgcggctgctgatCCTTCGCTACTTACACCTTCCCCTGCAGCTATCGACGCAGCTATCAAGCAGGGCTTTACCCGATTGGACAATGATATTGTGCACAACAGTGTCGAAAAGGTGCTCAAGTCTAACTCGCGGAGAGTCGCAGCCGAGACACTTGCCCCCGCTTTGTCCGGCTCTTgcgctcttcttgccttttaTGACTCCCAGTCAAAGGATTTGAAGGTTGCCTGCGCGGGTGATTCTAGGGCCGTCCTTGGTCGTCGTGGCCCGAACGGAAAGTGGTCTGCAACCGCGCTGTCGGAAGACCAGACCGGCGGGACTCCTTCCGAAATGCAGCGTCTACGGGCCGAACACCCTGGGGAGCCCAACGTTGTACGGAATGGAAGAATCCTAGGCCAACTGGAGCCTAGCCGATCTTTTGGAGATGCGTTCTACAAGTGGAGCAAAGAGACTCAAGATAAGATCAAGCGGCAATTCTTCGGAAGAACACCTCACCCTCTGCTGAAGACACCGCCCTACGTCACCGCCGAACCTGTCATCACTACCACCAAGGTCGAACCTAGCCGGGGAGACTTTCTCGTCATGGCTACTGACGGTCTCTGGGAGATGCTGAGCAACGAGGAAGTTGTCGGACTTGTCGGTCAGTGGATCGAGCAACAGCAGGCTGGAAATGTAGGCGGCAACAAGACATGGCTGAAGAGCTGGTTCGGTTTCGAAAGCAAACAGCTTCCTGTCGAAACATCACAAGAAGCGGGGACCGAAGGTCAGCGCCGCCCCATCCGCCAGCAGCAGTACGATATTTCAGGCGCCGCCGACCGATTCACAGTCGAAGACAACAATGCTGCCACCCATCTCGTGCGTAACGCCATGGGCGgcaaggacaaggacatgGTCTGCGCACTGCTGACCCTCCCTAGCCCATATTCTCGCCGCTACCGGTAAGTGATAAGCACATTCTCACCCATCAGCGGATACAAACTAACATAAATTCAGCGACGATGTTACAGTAGAAgttatcttcttcggcgaaAGCCCCGATACCCGCACTGTCGAAATCAACAAGGAAGCCAGCGCATTCGAAGAAAACTCTAAAGCCAAGCTCTAAACCATCCCAGAGATACTAGAACTGACATCAATGGCGTAAGACCTTATCACTTACTTGCTTTCTTATCGTACGGGACCCGTAACCGTAGGGTCCATTTagtattcttcctttttctttttctactttcaTGTCCCCAAGCACTTAGTATGTTCATGCTAGATGGTCGTAAGATCTGGCgttcttttggttttgggtggTGATCTACTATGTGAATATCAGCTAGAATGGCATCTCTTTGAAAGGAGTAATATATTTCTTCACcactatatatatcaaagtaAACTCGCATGAAAGATGTACGCCTAACCTCCATGTCGATACCACTTATGAGTGCATGAGCCTGAGTCTATTCGAACCGTAGTATGCGAGTCCATACCATAACATAGTAAATACCACACCAAGAAGAGCAGACCACAGACCAAGACCAATCAAGCAGGCAGCAAACGCCACCCCTTAGCCGGCAGAATATACGTTTTCCAAGGCCTCACTCGCCTATGGTAGTTCTAGGTAGGGTGGGCCTTTTTCTGTGTTGAGTTTGGTGCCTCTGTAGACGGAAAGTTTGCTTTTACTTGTATTGACGACTATCTGGTATATGAGTATTTTGTTGATTATTTCATGGTGATTATGGTATATTTTTGGTATGTTGGATGATCTATTATATACAGATGGTATCatatatacaagaagagaagtacAGAAGGTAGGTATATCGCTTGCTCTCCGCCTAAGTCGACTGTTCGTATCCTTCTTTCACGTGCCAACCCGTGTAGATAAGGATAAATAGTCCTCTGAGCGAGTCACTGGCCGAAGTCGGAACAAGTCGACGTTTAAGGCTAAGTGTATCATCCTGTGCACAGGTGTATTGACTTCGACGGGGCCTCGTGATGCGGACATGACCGCTCCTGTGTCTGACTCGTGTGACCTTCACCGATGCCTCTTCGGACATCATGAAGAGTAGGTCTGAACCCCATGTAGCATGTGAGTGCTGGCGGAGCAAAATTATTTCTGGGCCTCGGCTATCATCGGCCGATTTGGTAAGAGGTGCATCTAGCACTTAATTATCCAGTCATCACCCTAATGGAGTCCCTTGAAGCCCTTTGCGTCCTTCATGGTAGCTTTGTAAATCGATTCCTCTGGAGCACATTCTTTGTTTGCAGTGTACCCGATATGCATCTGCTTCCAGGGCTTCAGCGGTTCCTTCCTGAACATGCATTTATCCAAGAAAACAGTTTGCATCGTGGCAATATTCGTACTAGTAGTCCAGTAAAGCAAAAGCGCCGCCGGCATTTCATAGTAATAAGACGAAAGACCGACATTCAGGGCGAGGACCTGGATGAAAGCTCTAATTCCGCGCACAGTCAAAGCCCTATACAGCTCTATCTTCGGCAAATCGGCCATCTCCGAGAACTTCTTGGCTTTCCAACCGGCGCTGATGTTGAGTAGGATAGACATCGTTAATGCGGCTGGGAGAATACCCGTTGTGTCGCCTGCTAGTAGATCGGGGAACCAAAGCGCGCCTTCTGTCGCTAGGGAGGGCTCGACTTCTAGATGGAGACGGGGGGCTCCGGATGAATTGGTAGGTTCGATGAGGGACAGGAGATACGGGATAAGGCCCTTGTCGTTTCCGGACATGGCTCGGAGTGCCTCCATGACCGATATCCAAATCGGGATTTGGAGGAAGTTAAGCGGTTTCCAGTATCTTGGGATGTtccatcttttttttaagtCCGCGTGTTTCGATTTCATACGTTGCGCTAGTATGGGAGTTGCAGCCGAAAGGTTTTGAATGTCGTTAACGTCGTCGACTTTGTATTGGTTTCGCAGTATATCGTCTTTGTAATGCttcttccaggaagagagaagtgGGACCAAATCTCGCTCTTTGCGCGCTTGGATCTTAGTATATATCTGTAAAGGCATTGCGACGGTTGATCGGACGATCAATGCGGTCAATGGAATGGATACCGCCCATGACAAGCCACTGATTGAATGGACACCCTGTATAAATGCGGATGAAGCGTCTAATAGTTCGTTGACGAAAGGCGACGGTCTTGTCGGATGGAAATGCCGGATTTGCTGCAGAGTCGTCTTCCGCGGCGCACGGAGTGAGCGATGGAAAGGCCTCATCTTGCCGGCCAATGGCTCGCTGATTGCTTTATGAGCGTCCGATATATGCGATTACACAAGATGGAGAGGtgaggaaacaaaaaaaggataTAAGTACAGTAGTATACAAGGCGATTGGCGCACTGAATAGATGTAGTATCTCCGGAGACatcagaaaaacaaaagaataaatcatttgattgatatcaCGTGGGCTTTGATGAAAGTCATACCATACAATACCATACCGAACTGTTTCTGATCGGCACGGACTCCGAGTCGGCTTATCGATAGTGAAACAACAGTCAAATAATCGCCAGCTGTTTGTTCCACAGCTCCTTGCAGTATACTGTACCTGCGCACCGCCCAACGTACGGATGAGACTACAATAGTGATGTCCGTTGTCTTTTGTTAGCCATGATGCTGTTTCTACTGAAGACGGCGATCACCGTCCTCGCGCTCCTCGCAACCTGCGTCCTGCTCCCCCGACTTCCCCTGGCGGTCCTCCGCTTTGTCCTTCGTGGTGTCGGATGGGTTATCCAAAAACGAACAAGGTCTCGTAGAGAGTACATTCTCTCACGAGTTAgggctgaagatgaggaggcttCATCTAAGCGAGGTAGATCGTCTTCTGGGGCtcatggagaggatgaggattGGGAGAAGCTCGACTCGTCTAGTTCCGGTTCGGGTACACCTGGCAATAACAAGGCCCATGAGAgtgatgattggaatggGATTATAGGGTTCTTTCATCCATTCTGGTATGGTTACTACCTCTCTAGATGGTATGCATACCGTTATGAGCGCAGCTGACATGGTCTTTCTAGCAAcgccggaggaggaggagaacgTGTTCTTTGGGAAGCTGTGAGGGCAACGCAGAAGCGCTGGCCCAGAGCGATTTGCGCTATATATACAGGAGACCACGAAGTGAACAAAACTGCCATGCTGGAGAGAGTCCAGAATCGGTTCAACATTCAACTTCATGCCCCGACAGTGGTGTTACTATACCTTACTACCCGTAAATATGTTGTCAGCAGCATGTATCCTTACATGACTCTGCTGGGTCAGTCTTTGGGATCCCTGGTTGTCGCCTATGATGCATTCAATCTTCTGGTTCCAGACGTGTTCGTCGATACCATGGGCTATGCTTTCACACTGGCCTTCTGCAAGATGCTTTTCCCGTCCGTCCCAACAGGTGCTTATGTGCACTATCCTACGATATCCACGGACATGCTCCAGTCTTTAGATGACACCACCGGCGTGAAAGGAATTAACGCTGGTGCCGGAAAGGGACTGAAAGGACAGATCAAGCGAAAGTACTGGCTTGCTTTCGCCCGTCTCTACGGCTGGGTTGGTGGCAATGTGGACGTCGTGATGTGCAACTCCTCCTGGACATCTGCACATATTCGCACCATTTGGGGCCCATCTCGGCGGGAGCAAACTCACAAGGAGCCAACTGTTGTATTCCCACCCACGGCCGTTTCAGAGATTCAATCGGCTATTACAGTAGATGCGGAGAGCGAGAAAACCAGGGAACCCATCATCCTGTACATTGCGCAGTTTCGGCCTGAAAAGAACCACCCATTGGTGTTGCGCTCATTCGCACGCTTCCTTCAGGAGCGCAGCAAGAATCCTACCTCAGCGTCGCAGCCACAGCCCAAATTAGTTCTCATTGGCTCTGTTCGTCATGCCAGTCCCGATGAAACCCACATCTACAATCTCCGGCTGCTAGCGCATGAACTCCGCATCCGCGATCACACCACTTTCCTATGTGACGCTAGCTGGCCCGCTATTCTCTCCCACCTCGGTACAGCATCGGTCGGCGTCAATGGAATGTGGAACGAGCACTTTGGCATCTGCGTTGTGGAATACCAAGCCGCTGGACTCATCAGCGTGGTACATGACTCTGGTGGCCCTCGCGAGGATATTGTCGTTGACCTGGGTGATGGTGCGACAGGCTTCCGTGCCTCAACGGAAGACGAGTTCGCCGCCGCGTTCGAGGCCGCGCTGGCTCTACCAGAGCAGGAAAAGGTGGCGATGCGCTTGCGTGCAAGAAAATCTGCCCTGCGCTTTACCGAGGAGGAGTTCTCCCTCAAATGGATCAACGAGATAGGGAAACTGGTCCAACTGCAGGGTCGGTGATTTGCAGAATTTTGTCGGTCTGTGATATCTAGGGGTATCATATGTTTTATATTGTTAGAATCTCCTAGATTCAGCGGACGAGTGTGTATGTGAGAGTTTGTTGTGGTCATTGCAGTTTTGTTGATTAGCAGTGCATCTCCTATATGTATACTCTCTCACTGGTTATACTCCCAGCTCTAACAACAGGGTATTGTCACAATATGAGATTTGAAGGAACCTGTATCTTGTTATTCTATTCCCTGATGTTAAATCTCTCATAAATTTCGACCTCACCTAGGGCAAATACTGCCCTAAATCCAACCAATGCAGTATACTCAAGGAACCGTATCTTTCAGTGTCAGCAAACAGATTTACGTGACCTAATATAGATGGTAATAAACTCCTAAGAGCAAAACAGAAATAGATTCCAAAACATCAACCACGGACACAATAGGTAATAGATTTGATCGTCCAAACAAGCATCCACTCGAGGATATCCCGCACACGAAACAGATGGAGTATTTCCATGGGTATGAAGACTCATCGTAAACACATAATAATGACAGCCCGCAACCCTTGCAGACTAGGGGAATCGAACCAGGAAGCAGGATATggaaaaatagaagagacaaggaaaagtaaaagtgaaagaaaaagaaaactgaaAGCGAGAGGAAGTATGCAAAATGCATCCGGAACTTCGGTATATCAACGAAAGTCAACCCGCCGCCATCTGGTTTCCACCCTGTATCTCAACGCCAAAAAGTAGGACCCTCTATGATTGACTAAAATCCTTGTTAAACGATTGGCACAATGCCAGCtcttgagaaagaaaaaataaaataaaggGGGTGTAGATGATGATAAATGGGGGAGTTGAATAGGAAAAtaggaagggaagaaaaagaggaaagaagatcagggAAGGTCAGCTGGATAAGTCGCCCCTCGTGGTTAGGCATACCCCGAGTCCCCAGGGTTGACGTTCAGCATTTGATTCTGATTGTTCATCACATAAAGATTGTCCTGGGGACTTCCGTATCCACTCATGCCGGAGACACTACTGAGGTTTgactcatcatcctcgaagCCAAACTCGCCGCCTGAGCTGGCATCAAAGCTACTACGACCTCCGATGTCACTGGGGTCTTCTGCTGCCGCAGTTATCTGATCCCACTGCAAGTTTTGCAAAGCTGGGTATTGTGCCAGCAGCGCGGCTGGGAGAACAAAACCGTTGGCATGCTGACCATCCATTCCGGGCACCATGAGCGGTTGCGGGACCGGCTGTAAGTGGCCCGCATGCTGCTGATTCTGTTGATCCATAAGTGTGCGCTCTCGCTCTTGAGATTCTTCGTCTAGGAGTGGTTTGATACAGATTCGGCCCGCCTCTGATCGGAAATGACGGCCCAAGGCATCTGCACGCGCAAATCGGCGACCGCATCCCCACTGCCCGCCCCGTGATAGATCACCACGGCAGACAAACTTCTTCTCGCCGGAATGTAGACCCTCATGCCTTTTACGATCGTGTTGACGAGCGAATGCCTTCCCGCAGACGGTGCAGACGAATGGTCTTTCGTCTGTATGAGTCCGCAAATGGGACCGGAGATTGTAGGCTCTGGTGAAGCGCTTGGGGCAAAGATGGCATTGGAAAGTAGCAGGGTGTTTCTGAACACGCTTGGAATCATTAGGGCTTGCTCCGGGCCGCTGAGGGTCCGCGAGACCCAAAATATAATTGCGGTTGTCAATagatgatgttgacaaaCGACGCGACCGAGAGGGCGAAGGCTCCCGGGACGAGGGGTTACTGTGTGGCTGGCGGCCCGTCGAGTCAAACGGCGACAATGACCGTGGGGATGACGGGGCCAAAGGCTCCAGGCTACTTGATACTGACACGGGGGACCGTGAGCGAGAAGCCGGATGAGCGTACGGATCAGATTTGCTACGCATGCGGCCTGTATTATTATATTAGCATGTGACAAAAGAGCGCCAAGATCGAGGGCAAGGGCGCAGGGAATAACTCTTACGCGTAGACGGAGGTGGACTTAACGAATCCAGATCTGCCGCTGGCTTGGCTGGAGGAAAGATCGGGTTTTTAGCAGGCGGCGCGAACTCCACGTTAATGGATGGTGGCGCCATCTGCGACGCTTGACCAATGTCTCCAACCATGGCGGTTCCCTGAGGCATACTGATAACGCCTTCCGCGCCGTTGCCATAGATATCTGTGGGGGGACATGAGTATCGGTTCCCCGCAGGAGCGGAGATATACGGCATGTTAGGGATCAGGTCATTCCCTTGCTGGGGCATTAGTTGCGGAGAAATGTACGGACTGTGGATGGGACTGATGCCCTGttggtgctgctgctgctgctgctgctccgACAGTGTAAAGGATTCGATTCCGAGCGAGCTGTCGTAGAGTCCCGGATCATTCTGAGGCGCCAAGAGCGGAGATGGGTTATTATCTACCCCGTCAAAGGACTCATGATGTGACATGTACGGAGAGGGCGCAGCAGATGAAACCTCAGACACCTCCGAGGGGGCACGCCGATGGCCCTGAAAGGCGGCGTTGCCCATCATGCTCTGCCAGTCCGGAGGCGCATTGCCTGTCATGTATGCAGCACTGGCCGGGTCCAACGACGTATGGCGGGAGTGCTGCGGGGTATAGTATGCCCCTGGGGTCGAATTCGGAGGAGACATAGGGCCTGGTGACGAATGatgaggctgctgctcctgcggAGACATTTGCGGAGAGGTTACGGAGTGTGGAGAGGGCATTTGACCGATCAGATCGACCGGGTTGACCGCCTGGTTGACTTGTTGGGGATGTCCCTGCATCTGAGTGTCGAGCATCAGCGAGGAATCGTATTCGGAGGCGGTCGTGCTGTTGGGACTATGATTCGGGTACAGGGAGAAATCGAAATCGGTCGGGTTTGAGTTCAACAGGGTGGAGAAGTTTTCCTCATGCGGctgctgatgttgctgaagCTGAGGTTGCATCGAAAGGCCCGATGAGTGGTCGAGCTGGTTGACCAGCCCTGGATCGAAGGACTGCAGTTGGAGGCTGTGAGAGAAGGCTTGATCGGGCGGGGCCAGTGTTTGCGCGCTGGTCGGGGAGAGGTAGCCGCCGGCGGTATAGCTGTAGGAGTCGGCACCAGGTGAATTCGAATTCGGATTGGCATTAAACGATGCTGAATTCTGGAAAGATGAAACGGTGAAGGAAGGATCTAGAGTCAAGCCCGGCGAAGCGTTGTTGTATTGGTGCTGCGGATGGGCTGAGGGGCTCACACTGCGGTTTTTAACGTCCGCAGTGGATTGCCCTGCATCCCGGAGCGTGTCCTGGGAAGCCATCGCGAATCGATGTATCCCAGAATAGATACCACGCGAAGCAAGGCTGAGGGCGCAAAAGACAGCGGTGGCAGCAATGGAATGATCGATCGATCAATCAAAGCGGGGGGGATTCGCGTCGACGACGGGCGGAAGAGAGGGGCGGTGATGGTAAGATGAAAGTAATTGTTGGGAGCGATACGGCAGATGAATGGCCAATTTCAGGCACACATGGGGAAAACGAGACGATTTAGTATATAAGAAGTGCCGAAACGCTGACAGGAGGATTGGACAACTAAGGAGCGATAGGGGGCAGTCGATCGACTGTGAGAGTGCACCTTGCGAATCAGCCTCGTGGGTTCAGTCAAGTTTGGTCTGGGGGAATGTTTCacattctctctctctccataaggtagtagtatgtatgtaagaGAAAAAGGTACCCTGCAATGAAATGGGGGCCGTTAATTCCCCGCTACTAGTAGTTTGTCAAAGAGCCTCCCCGTAGTGTTAAAGAGATGTCAACCCAActgatgttgttgtagaaTAGCGGGTGGTAGTAGCCGTGGTGGAAACATGAGACAAGCGATGATTTAAGAAGATCGAAGATCCCTTTCATAAAGTTgtttttctccctttccagatactttccctttctggGTCCAGCAGCCATGCCCGCCTTACTGCCTGAACCCTGCACGTGAGGTTGGATCCCAGGTATGTTTGAAAATTATTCCCTCACTCAGATCTCTTCTCTGATGATATCTAATAATAGTCTTCAAaccttcatcgtcactgcCTACCCAGTTTCTTACTATATTTGGGGTATCTCTCTGGTTTGAAGGCAAACATTTCTAGAATACGAAACAAACACTCAAGGCAGATACTTAGTACACAGCATTAGCCCCGGCCGAGTTGACGATCCACCCCAAACCAAGAACTGTGGGCTCTGAGTTGgcggtatgtatgtacctcctcatacatacatagatcCATGCTCTGACAGGAGATAGATGACTCTGGTCTTTTATGTGTTGCTCACGCCGAAAAACAATTAGGTAGCC encodes:
- the ptcF gene encoding type 2C protein phosphatase ptcF (protein phosphatase 2C/pyruvate dehydrogenase (lipoamide) phosphatase) produces the protein MRRAALHAFRSARRVPVWRVAGRKPRAVSFSSSNPLALRPSSAGKHPSFIPATLHSSMHLRNFSLAVISTVVASGAWYAYQGGSSQSAAVAGLNRTISTSTTAYAEDPSESTRRALLVDNDQFYTATINGEEPLRKQTDDSDRRLLEMLTPEQATQKLRKNEESYLVNRGKGVVRYDVVQVPSNSPIEDDHAEKIVEVPSTVATAKEGEANSDWMFWGVFDGHSGWTTSAKLRNVLISYVARELNTTYKAAAADPSLLTPSPAAIDAAIKQGFTRLDNDIVHNSVEKVLKSNSRRVAAETLAPALSGSCALLAFYDSQSKDLKVACAGDSRAVLGRRGPNGKWSATALSEDQTGGTPSEMQRLRAEHPGEPNVVRNGRILGQLEPSRSFGDAFYKWSKETQDKIKRQFFGRTPHPLLKTPPYVTAEPVITTTKVEPSRGDFLVMATDGLWEMLSNEEVVGLVGQWIEQQQAGNVGGNKTWLKSWFGFESKQLPVETSQEAGTEGQRRPIRQQQYDISGAADRFTVEDNNAATHLVRNAMGGKDKDMVCALLTLPSPYSRRYRDDVTVEVIFFGESPDTRTVEINKEASAFEENSKAKL
- the crzA gene encoding putative C2H2 transcription factor Crz1 (Zn-finger), giving the protein MASQDTLRDAGQSTADVKNRSVSPSAHPQHQYNNASPGLTLDPSFTVSSFQNSASFNANPNSNSPGADSYSYTAGGYLSPTSAQTLAPPDQAFSHSLQLQSFDPGLVNQLDHSSGLSMQPQLQQHQQPHEENFSTLLNSNPTDFDFSLYPNHSPNSTTASEYDSSLMLDTQMQGHPQQVNQAVNPVDLIGQMPSPHSVTSPQMSPQEQQPHHSSPGPMSPPNSTPGAYYTPQHSRHTSLDPASAAYMTGNAPPDWQSMMGNAAFQGHRRAPSEVSEVSSAAPSPYMSHHESFDGVDNNPSPLLAPQNDPGLYDSSLGIESFTLSEQQQQQQHQQGISPIHSPYISPQLMPQQGNDLIPNMPYISAPAGNRYSCPPTDIYGNGAEGVISMPQGTAMVGDIGQASQMAPPSINVEFAPPAKNPIFPPAKPAADLDSLSPPPSTRRMRSKSDPYAHPASRSRSPVSVSSSLEPLAPSSPRSLSPFDSTGRQPHSNPSSREPSPSRSRRLSTSSIDNRNYILGLADPQRPGASPNDSKRVQKHPATFQCHLCPKRFTRAYNLRSHLRTHTDERPFVCTVCGKAFARQHDRKRHEGLHSGEKKFVCRGDLSRGGQWGCGRRFARADALGRHFRSEAGRICIKPLLDEESQERERTLMDQQNQQHAGHLQPVPQPLMVPGMDGQHANGFVLPAALLAQYPALQNLQWDQITAAAEDPSDIGGRSSFDASSGGEFGFEDDESNLSSVSGMSGYGSPQDNLYVMNNQNQMLNVNPGDSGYA
- a CDS encoding putative mitochondrial export translocase Oxa2 (predicted protein) — its product is MRPFHRSLRAPRKTTLQQIRHFHPTRPSPFVNELLDASSAFIQGVHSISGLSWAVSIPLTALIVRSTVAMPLQIYTKIQARKERDLVPLLSSWKKHYKDDILRNQYKVDDVNDIQNLSAATPILAQRMKSKHADLKKRWNIPRYWKPLNFLQIPIWISVMEALRAMSGNDKGLIPYLLSLIEPTNSSGAPRLHLEVEPSLATEGALWFPDLLAGDTTGILPAALTMSILLNISAGWKAKKFSEMADLPKIELYRALTVRGIRAFIQVLALNVGLSSYYYEMPAALLLYWTTNLLFMMSEEASVKVTRVRHRSGHVRITRPRRSQYTCAQDDTLSLKRRLVPTSASDSLRGLFILIYTGWHVKEGYEQST
- a CDS encoding transcriptional repressor TCF25 family protein (uncharacterized conserved protein), with translation MSSRALRKLQKLREQELQQASLQAEENDESSEDEPVSQPSKPKLNTFDLLNAADEEEEEQESENDAHKPVTQPTEDIPVPAKSAESKKKKKKKNKKKKASPKATDEAAANTKADDEELDEIDRALRELAVDNNRSAQGDATTAATGNNRDASFPKTPAELLAIDPKSLNATNEMRKLFGNVVLENFDQEDAGAGRRRDRNRETIDLGRALTGRYSPASRGQSLAGVTLRRNVLMQGKDEWPRTPSGGLGMELVERSPNGPTVYRIIHNSSYRDVQMQFDMCVESMDPQRMIHLLQYNPYHISTLLQVSEIAKHQSDHAVSADLLERALFNIGRSAHSSFGTSLKEGQARLDFAHTANRELWLVGWRYIANLGMKGTWRTAYEWAKLLLSLNDSDPYCIRLMIDHLALRGREYSHFIELCTQTRLREEWASLPNIQCSLALAYLRLNKPKECREQLRLAMSRYPWVFCKLAQELDIQPMPKQIWGKMPPTDAHELLTELYIVRAKDLWNTPEAVSLIVEVADTLVEEEEPVEPPEITLDIARHVVLSDIPKVTTHLPTRFVSGRISASDPLPPYDSEAFRQQSDPTPSYLSRVPEAGRPQWLRDLLDQMNNGAIRFPGFHGGEEVHDDDGSTGEGEGETNTTRPHPNADQQPQLEQWLLADGLHSLEAFLRQYGVDRGNWGEVLDYSPLTDGYSTVRFGTL
- a CDS encoding alpha-1,2-mannosyltransferase ALG11 (glycosyltransferase); its protein translation is MLFLLKTAITVLALLATCVLLPRLPLAVLRFVLRGVGWVIQKRTRSRREYILSRVRAEDEEASSKRGRSSSGAHGEDEDWEKLDSSSSGSGTPGNNKAHESDDWNGIIGFFHPFCNAGGGGERVLWEAVRATQKRWPRAICAIYTGDHEVNKTAMLERVQNRFNIQLHAPTVVLLYLTTRKYVVSSMYPYMTLLGQSLGSLVVAYDAFNLLVPDVFVDTMGYAFTLAFCKMLFPSVPTGAYVHYPTISTDMLQSLDDTTGVKGINAGAGKGLKGQIKRKYWLAFARLYGWVGGNVDVVMCNSSWTSAHIRTIWGPSRREQTHKEPTVVFPPTAVSEIQSAITVDAESEKTREPIILYIAQFRPEKNHPLVLRSFARFLQERSKNPTSASQPQPKLVLIGSVRHASPDETHIYNLRLLAHELRIRDHTTFLCDASWPAILSHLGTASVGVNGMWNEHFGICVVEYQAAGLISVVHDSGGPREDIVVDLGDGATGFRASTEDEFAAAFEAALALPEQEKVAMRLRARKSALRFTEEEFSLKWINEIGKLVQLQGR